A single region of the Anguilla anguilla isolate fAngAng1 chromosome 17, fAngAng1.pri, whole genome shotgun sequence genome encodes:
- the LOC118216333 gene encoding sterile alpha motif domain-containing protein 9-like translates to MLVTSGKKFIEQEKWYILVTNKFQQDHLRSIDFLLNMKIFCVFDFDPDSKVSGFCGKYLQHHAANLHFMQNYKIPSDMSIREFERHLHLFEQTSWIFCNGRNDYRGNENPCDEMTWIKTKITLLRESVSLICKQILPKGSFLVIFLLTSPVEKPQLHTFYEFFTDMEGHEDIICISESEENHQKWQSFAEAYCSADAVNRSSIVGMKMSHVNATLQRIQPMTTRATKHLSVFTKGECLLETKEEERMYSLEILSVDQCDETSNDFIEAEKENLERQFYHGGKVKWLNFWLAEKKFVGEIIQRDAYREISKLLSDIQKRGADQVPVSSINIYHHPGSGGSTAARQVIWNNRKDLRCAVVKPSYSPATVSEHAVHLREYEEKDPPQKCLPVLLLVEDCENDYLDDLRNELVTAVYTKRIAQGMPCFILLSCRRSHNPEKKCKESPLQNVAVTHKLSAEEKRQFSGKREKLEQQYQPEFILTFVLMSEEFDPQYIEDFVKHLLQDIDHTAVVTRLIQYVALLNTYVQNSFISQSHCEALMRMTIQVDRFRQHTFERSLSEQAKLIFIHLRDDKTHIHSIRIIHPLVAKEILWQLSSSQQNLSIIALNFLHEDVLYENRFGREEYVKFLRDLFMRRCRIIKGDESDSFFSPLIEHVVEEESPDKAIELLKEAYMRFNKDAFFAQQLARLNYSHEKFEEAEQWAEIAAKKMPQNSYILDTKGQVYRRWFNAKCKEIEKKTKTPQNTADAIEKALKAIDCFKDCQAAAISDPETMNNSGFFSAVDIGCNLVKLIFSLQMFSRKASGSSECLKYLVTDYIPEEVKKPWERFHSKLKSIQMSVHNALEWISEDLSYFQTDLNAEEDETAATSEIKINNPKNWLVNMSTAYGKHFSRVSLSTFQQQGNLNPMNLTPFMKRMQIYCLGGGNITAIFSLLHDQTDRDQIHVLEEIISLYPSNPLKAKLDQVDLVNYIASQIALGCLSTQSPKLAPIQYLQFLCQQFPNEKSKCLSSALFLLTLLFWPDDNDDDKENKYTIVMSAVECLSRSYWTKMKSMPQRKRRIYTHFFLSNGNGRDKIVHKSKVESLTKKLPVSEKRMKWLRGEVWKMPEIKTLLKPVDGWTEDGTVFLQGPKKKFLIPALNSTSVPYGNENVTFYLGFTFRGPVAYNITEIT, encoded by the coding sequence ATGCTTGTGACCAGTGGGAAAAAGTTCATTGAACAGGAAAAGTGGTACATTCTCGTCACAAACAAATTTCAGCAGGACCATTTGAGAAGCATCGACTTTTTATTGAACATGaagattttctgtgtttttgattttgacCCAGATTCAAAAGTATCTGGATTCTGTGGCAAATACCTTCAGCACCATGCTGCAAACCTGCATTTCATGCAGAACTACAAAATTCCAAGTGACATGAGCATCAGGGAATTTGAGAGACACCTACACTTGTTTGAACAGACAAGCTGGATATTTTGCAATGGACGAAACGATTACCGTGGAAACGAAAACCCCTGTGATGAAATGACCTGGATCAAAACCAAAATCACACTTCTGCGGGAATCTGTATCGCTGATCTGCAAACAGATCTTGCCGAAGGGCTCTTTCTTGGTGATCTTTCTTCTCACTTCCCCTGTAGAGAAGCCTCAGTTGCACACTTTCTATGAATTTTTCACTGATATGGAAGGTCATGAAGAcatcatttgcatttcagaaaGTGAAGAAAACCATCAGAAGTGGCAGAGCTTTGCGGAGGCGTACTGTAGTGCTGATGCCGTTAATCGTTCCAGCATTGTCGGGATGAAAATGAGCCACGTGAACGCTACTCTGCAACGCATTCAGCCAATGACGACTCGAGCTACCAAACATTTGTCAGTTTTCACAAAAGGAGAGTGTCTACTTGAAACTAAAGAAGAGGAAAGGATGTACTCCTTAGAGATCCTGAGTGTTGACCAGTGTGATGAAACCAGCAATGACTTCATTgaggcagaaaaagaaaacttggaAAGGCAGTTTTACCATGGCGGTAAAGTGAAGTGGCTGAATTTCTGGCTTGCAGAGAAGAAGTTTGTTGGGGAAATCATTCAGAGAGATGCATACAGGGAAATATCAAAACTTCTCAGTGACATTCAGAAAAGAGGTGCAGACCAAGTACCTGTGAGCAGCATCAATATATACCACCATCCAGGCAGTGGAGGGAGCACAGCTGCACGACAGGTCATTTGGAACAACAGAAAAGACCTAAGATGTGCAGTTGTGAAGCCATCATACTCACCAGCCACTGTATCCGAGCATGCGGTTCACCTACGTGAATACGAAGAGAAAGACCCCCCACAAAAATGCCTCCCAGTACTCTTGCTGGTGGAAGACTGTGAGAATGACTACCTGGATGATCTACGGAATGAATTGGTGACTGCTGTCTACACCAAGAGAATCGCACAGGGGATGCCCTGTTTCATTCTTCTCAGCTGCAGACGGTCACACAACCCAGAGAAAAAGTGCAAGGAGTCTCCTCTCCAGAATGTTGCTGTGACCCACAAGTTGTCAGCAGAGGAGAAGAGGCAGTTTTCTGGGAAACGAGAGAAGCTCGAACAACAGTACCAGCCAGAGTTCATCTTAACATTTGTCTTGATGAGTGAAGAATTTGACCCACAGTACATTGAAGATTTTGTGAAACATTTGCTGCAAGACATTGATCACACAGCTGTTGTCACAAGGCTCATTCAGTATGTAGCTTTGCTCAACACCTATGTGCAAAACTCCTTCATCTCCCAGTCTCATTGTGAGGCCTTGATGAGAATGACCATCCAAGTGGACAGATTCCGCCAACACACCTTTGAGAGATCCTTGAGTGAGCAAGCTAAACTTATCTTCATACACCTGAGAGATGACAAGACGCACATTCATTCAATCCGTATCATTCATCCTTTGGTGGCAAAGGAGATTCTCTGGCAGTTGTCAAGTAGCCAGCAGAATCTAAGTATAATTGCACTGAATTTTCTCCATGAGGATGTGCTTTATGAGAACAGGTTTGGAAGAGAGGAGTATGTGAAGTTTCTCAGAGACTTGTTCATGAGGCGTTGCCGAATCATTAAAGGTGATGAATCTGAcagttttttctctcctctcattgAACATGTTGTGGAAGAGGAAAGCCCAGACAAGGCTATCGAGCTTCTAAAAGAAGCGTACATGCGATTCAACAAAGATGCTTTCTTTGCTCAGCAGCTTGCCCGACTCAACTACTCCCATGAAAAATTTGAAGAGGCAGAACAATGGGCAGAAATAGCTGCAAAAAAGATGCCCCAAAACTCCTACATCCTGGACACTAAAGGTCAGGTGTATAGGAGATGGTTCAATGCCAAATGTAAAGAGATTGAAAAAAAGACTAAGACACCACAAAACACAGCAGATGCAATTGAAAAAGCACTTAAAGCCATAGACTGCTTCAAAGACTGCCAGGCGGCAGCCATCTCTGATCCTGAAACCATGAacaattcaggttttttttctgcagtggaCATTGGATGCAACTTGGTAAAGCTCATTTTTTCACTGCAAATGTTTTCAAGAAAGGCTAGTGGCAGCTCTGAGTGCCTTAAGTATCTAGTGACAGACTACATCCCTGAAGAAGTAAAGAAGCCTTGGGAAAGGTTCCACAGCAAACTGAAAAGCATTCAGATGTCAGTGCATAATGCCCTGGAATGGATCTCTGAAGATTTGAGTTACTTTCAGACAGATTTAAATGCAGAGGAGGACGAAACGGCTGCAACCTCCGAGATCAAAATAAACAATCCAAAAAATTGGTTGGTAAACATGTCTACTGCATATGGAAAGCATTTCAGCAGGGTTTCTCTCAGCACCTTTCAGCAGCAAGGCAATTTAAATCCAATGAACTTGACTCCTTTCATGAAACGCATGCAGATATACTGTCTTGGCGGGGGGAATATAACAGCAATCTTCTCCCTCCTGCATGACCAGACAGACAGGGACCAAATACACGTGCTGGAGGAAATAATATCCTTGTATCCCTCCAACccactgaaggcaaaactgGACCAAGTTGATCTTGTGAACTATATAGCATCTCAGATTGCTTTAGGTTGTCTTTCAACTCAGTCTCCTAAGCTTGCACCAATTCAGTATCTTCAGTTTCTCTGCCAGCAGTTCCCAAATGAGAAGAGCAAATGCTTATCCAGTGCTCTTTTCTTGCTCACATTGCTTTTCTGGCCAGACGACAATGACGatgataaagaaaacaaatacacaattgTCATGTCAGCTGTTGAATGCCTCAGTAGAAGTTACTGGACCAAAATGAAATCGATGCCCCAAAGGAAGAGGAGAATTTACACTCACTTTTTCCTGAGCAACGGAAATGGACGGGACAAGATTGTACACAAGAGCAAAGTGGAGAGTCTCACAAAGAAGCTCCCTGTGTCAGAAAAAAGGATGAAGTGGCTACGCGGGGAGGTGTGGAAAATGCCAGAGATCAAAACACTTTTGAAGCCCGTTGATGGCTGGACAGAGGATGGTACTGTTTTTCTCCAAGGTCCTAAGAAGAAGTTCTTGATTCCAGCTTTGAATTCAACCTCAGTGCCCTACGGCAATGAGAACGTCACTTTCTACTTGGGCTTCACCTTTAGAGGGCCTGTTGCCTACAACATCActgaaataacataa